A single window of Haliotis asinina isolate JCU_RB_2024 chromosome 5, JCU_Hal_asi_v2, whole genome shotgun sequence DNA harbors:
- the LOC137284454 gene encoding IQ domain-containing protein K-like, translated as MSVITRVPEPNIWNEICKEIAAQRPPFREEDTSSVLTDYKDYDPSLHHPVFYGKMHEKIECDADPFTEVDASTSHPSCVGYSFTQKPPKSPSPPPPPPPNKDTCTAREYLEHYVLPVLLPALEAMLRQAKTEKCFERKRTKFNALDFITEYLYRRNPQYTDRGDTDLWSIPFVQEWLKEHPRPPLPLSLIWTEEEATLIIQSHWRGYLVRRVPEIQELRQWQKEWREENQGIQTRVSDFWDKQMPDWDKPTPSASKTKLDKEGDIPPAVESPTPSQ; from the exons ATGTCTGTCATAACAAGAGTTCCAGAACCGAATATTTGGAATGAAATATGCAAAG aaataGCAGCACAAAGACCTCCTTTCCGAGAAGAAGACACATCATCAGTGCTTACAGATTACAAAGACTATGATCCTTCACTTCATCATCCAGTCTTCTATGGGAAGATGCATGAAAAAATAGAGTGTGATGCTGACCCTTTCACCGAGGTCGATGCATCCACAAGTCATCCGTCCTGTGTTGGCTACTCCTTTACACAGAAACCTCCAAAATCACCCTcaccacctcctcctcctcccccaaacaaagatacat GTACAGCTCGGGAATACCTGGAACACTATGTCCTACCTGTGTTGCTGCCAGCCCTTGAAGCCATGCTACGACAGgccaaaacagaaaaatgttttgag AGAAAGAGAACCAAATTCAATGCACTGGATTTTATTACAGAGTACTTATACAG GCGAAATCCTCAGTACACTGACCGAGGAGATACAGACCTTTGGAGCATCCCCTTTGTGCAGGAGTGGCTGAAAGAACA CCCCCGCCCACCTCTGCCCCTGTCTCTCATCTGGACTGAGGAGGAGGCAACTCTCATCATTCAGTCACACTGGAGGGGCTATTTG GTCCGCCGGGTTCCAGAAATCCAGGAACTCCGGCAGTGGCAGAAGGAATGGCGAGAGGAGAACCAGGGGATCCAGACCCGTGTCAGTGACTTCTGGGACAAACAGATGCCAGACTGGGACAAACCCACACCCAGTGCCTCAAAGACCAAACTGGACAAGGAGGGAGATATTCCCCCAGCAGTTGAGTCCCCGACTCCTTCACAGTAG
- the LOC137284455 gene encoding oxidoreductase-like domain-containing protein 1 produces the protein LPRGMLSTSSCICGKVLLRHLQNAPSITTETVYHTIQVLSKVGDKSLNLRAMYSSSGNTNQYDDEAVIQAKPGGVGMKSKVMEMPEPTLKTQGVVPGKGPPPEPPVDCCMSGCANCVWIAYAESLKDYYSDGGKSAREALEQIENPSLRMFVKLEMGLL, from the coding sequence TTGCCACGAGGAATGTTGTCAACATCATCATGTATATGCGGGAAAGTACTCCTCCGCCATCTACAGAATGCCCCATCCATTACCACGGAAACAGTGTACCATACAATTCAAGTCCTTTCAAAAGTGGGTGATAAATCTCTTAACCTGAGAGCAATGTATTCATCCTCTGGTAATACAAATCAATATGACGATGAAGCTGTGATACAAGCTAAACCTGGTGGTGTCGGCATGAAATCAAAAGTCATGGAGATGCCGGAACCCACCCTCAAGACTCAGGGTGTGGTACCGGGCAAAGGCCCCCCTCCTGAACCTCCTGTTGACTGCTGCATGAGCGGATGCGCGAATTGTGTGTGGATAGCCTATGCAGAATCTTTGAAGGACTATTACAGTGATGGTGGAAAGTCAGCTCGAGAAGCCTTGGAGCAGATTGAGAACCCGTCTCTTAGAATGTTTGTGAAATTAGAGATGGGATTATTATAA